The following coding sequences lie in one Musa acuminata AAA Group cultivar baxijiao chromosome BXJ1-8, Cavendish_Baxijiao_AAA, whole genome shotgun sequence genomic window:
- the LOC135587629 gene encoding 1-aminocyclopropane-1-carboxylate oxidase-like: MAIPVIDFSKLKGKQRAETLAQIANGCEEWGFFQLVNHGIPVELLDRVKKVCSECYRLRAKGFKGSKPVQLLNKLVEKEGEEADGKRLDNVDWEDVFLLQDDNEWPSNPPEFSEIMKEYREELRKLAEKVMEVMDENMGFENGYIKKVFSGNGEHQPFFGTKVSHYPPCPRLDLVNGLRAHTDAGGVILLFQDDQVGGLQILKDGKWIDVQPVANAIVINTGDQIEVLSNGRYKSVWHRVLTTSDGNRRSIASFYNPSLKATITPGISNDDAPALYPKFVFGDYMEVYVKQKFTAKEPRFDAVRAM, from the exons ATGGCCATTCCAGTCATTGATTTCTCAAAgttgaagggcaagcaaagagccGAAACTTTGGCACAGATTGCCAATGGATGTGAAGAATGGGGATTCTTTCAG CTGGTGAACCATGGGATTCCGGTGGAGCTTCTGGATCGCGTGAAGAAGGTATGCTCGGAGTGCTATCGGCTCAGAGCGAAGGGCTTCAAGGGATCCAAACCAGTGCAGCTGTTGAACAAACTGGTGGAAAAAGAAGGGGAAGAGGCCGATGGTAAGCGCTTGGATAACGTGGACTGGGAGGATGTTTTCCTTCTCCAGGACGACAACGAATGGCCGTCCAACCCTCCGGAGTTCAG CGAGATCATGAAGGAGTACAGGGAAGAGCTGAGGAAGCTGGCTGAGAAAGTGATGGAAGTAATGGATGAGAATATGGGGTTTGAGAATGGCTACATCAAGAAAGTATTTTCAGGAAACGGTGAGCACCAGCCCTTCTTCGGCACCAAGGTGAGCCACTATCCGCCATGCCCGCGCCTGGACCTCGTAAACGGCCTTCGCGCCCACaccgatgctggcggtgtcatCCTCCTCTTCCAGGACGACCAAGTTGGTGGCCTCCAGATCCTAAAAGATGGGAAGTGGATCGATGTGCAGCCTGTGGCCAATGCCATCGTCATCAACACCGGAGACCAGATCGAAGTACTCAGCAACGGTCGCTACAAGAGCGTGTGGCACCGCGTGCTCACGACCAGCGATGGCAACCGCCGCTCCATTGCTTCGTTCTACAACCCCTCCTTGAAGGCCACCATCACTCCGGGAATCAGCAACGACGACGCTCCAGCTTTGTACCCCAAGTTTGTTTTCGGGGATTACATGGAGGTGTACGTGAAGCAGAAGTTCACGGCCAAAGAGCCCAGGTTTGATGCAGTGAGAGCTATGTAA